One genomic window of Manihot esculenta cultivar AM560-2 chromosome 16, M.esculenta_v8, whole genome shotgun sequence includes the following:
- the LOC110603703 gene encoding probable folate-biopterin transporter 6 yields the protein MLALQTKGSSMDPLETQELTEKTVLNDPSLQSLPISKQNGHHPSDQTETKSNSLLSIFLEPFQWLQMLSSRLNPTFIFGVVLVYGISQGFSGSFFKVVTDYYWKDVQKVQPSVVQLYIGLYYIPWIMKPVWGLFTDVFPVWGYKRRPYFVVAGVLGCISALMVALLGKLPAAVALSCLIGVTAGVAIADVTIDACIARNSIEMRSLAPDMQSLCGFCSSVGALVGYLSSGFFVHHLGPQMALVLLAIPPVLLILLGFVIYEVRSTSFRSEKKKAVEDLGVAVKGMCRTIKFNQVWRPSLYMYLSLALSISTHEGQFYWYTDPKAGPAFSQEFVGIVYAIGAMASIVGVVIYQKALKNYPFRNLIFAAQLLYGLSGMLDIIFILRWNLVLGIPDSFFVISEECVSRIVSRVRWMPMIVLSTRLCPLGIEGTFFALLMCIDSLGSLSSKWGGGIVLHLLNVTRTDFRNLWLVILIRNVLRLGTLSLIFLIPKADQMDDFIPADILGINLAANSVDDDGDDGLQLVPVNERNDNEEV from the exons ATGCTTGCTCTCCAAACTAAAGGGTCAAGCATGGATCCCCTTGAAACCCAAGAACTAACTGAGAAGACAGTTCTCAATGATCCCTCCTTGCAATCTTTACCCATCTCAAAACAAAATGGACATCACCCATCGGATCAAACAGAAACAAAAAGTAATAGTCTTTTGTCGATCTTCCTGGAACCATTTCAATGGCTACAAATGCTTTCTTCCCGGCTAAACCCAACCTTCATTTTTGGGGTAGTTCTCGTTTATGGCATTAGCCAAGGCTTCTCTGGATCTTTCTTCAAGGTGGTCACTGATTATTATTGGAAAGACGTCCAAAAAGTCCAGCCATCTGTGGTGCAACTATATATAGGCTTATACTACATTCCGTGGATCATGAAACCAGTTTGGGGTCTCTTCACTGATGTTTTTCCTGTTTGGGGCTACAAAAGAAGGCCGTACTTTGTAGTAGCTGGGGTTCTTGGATGTATATCGGCATTGATGGTGGCTCTCCTGGGGAAGTTGCCGGCTGCGGTGGCGTTGAGTTGCTTGATAGGTGTTACTGCAGGGGTTGCTATAGCAGATGTGACCATTGATGCTTGCATTGCTAGAAATAGCATTGAGATGAGATCATTGGCCCCAGATATGCAAAGTCTTTGTGGTTTTTGCTCCTCTGTTGGGGCTCTGGTCGGGTACTTGTCCAGTGGCTTTTTCGTTCATCATCTTGGACCTCAG ATGGCATTGGTTCTCTTGGCAATCCCACCTGTCTTGTTGATATTACTGGGCTTTGTGATTTATGAAGTGAGATCTACCAGCTTCCGATCTGAGAAGAAGAAG GCAGTGGAAGATTTAGGAGTAGCAGTGAAGGGCATGTGCAGGACAATCAAATTCAATCAAGTTTGGAGGCCATCTCTGTACATGTATCTATCTTTAGCTCTCAGTATAAGTACCCATGAAGGCCAGTTCTATTGGTACACAGATCCTAAAGCTGGTCCTGCATTCTCACAG GAGTTTGTTGGGATAGTCTATGCAATTGGTGCAATGGCCTCCATAGTTGGAGTTGTAATATATCAGAAGGCTTTAAAAAACTACCCATTTAGAAACCTAATCTTTGCTGCCCAACTTCTGTATGGATTGTCTGGAATGCTGGACATCATCTTCATCCTGAGATGGAATCTAGTCCTTGGAATCCCAGATTCCTTCTTTGTTATTTCTGAGGAATGTGTGTCTCGAATTGTAAGCAGAGTGAGATGGATGCCAATGATTGTATTAAGCACTCGGCTATGCCCTCTAGGCATTGAAGGGACCTTTTTTGCATTGCTAATGTGCATTGACAGCCTTGGAAGCTTGTCTTCCAAATGGGGGGGAGGAATTGTTCTTCATTTGTTAAATGTTACAAGGACTGACTTCAGAAACTTGTGGTTAGTCATCCTTATAAGAAATGTTCTGAGGCTTGGGACTCTGAGTTTAATTTTTCTTATCCCTAAGGCTGATCAAATGGATGATTTCATTCCAGCTGATATTTTGGGGATAAATTTGGCTGCAAATTCTGTAGATGACGATGGTGATGATGGCTTGCAGCTAGTACCTGTAAATGAAAGAAATGATAATGAAGAAGTCTAA